One Asterias rubens chromosome 8, eAstRub1.3, whole genome shotgun sequence genomic window, gcgctgtttcctGCTACAGCCACTGGATGGTGGTTTGGCCGATTTTGTCCTCCCCGGGATGAAACTTGGGGTTTGAGGAGTATTGGCTGTGTTTTgtagaaaattcatttgatGAGTTTATATTTTACCTGCTTGATGAACTTCTTTTATGAATCTTCGCAGATCATTACATCAGAACATCCCAGTACAACCTGGAGACATATTGACTTCCCAGTCATCGCTAGTGGCAAGGTGGATGCGGTCATATCATGGTTTGATCTCGTTTTAGACGACACAGAAATACTGAGTACCTCACCACATGATAGCTCCTGCTGGGAGCAGGCAGTGTTCCCTGTGACTTCCTTTATAACATCCAGCGGTAAGGTATCTTTAGAACCAGTTtagaatattttcctttaaagggagggtacacgtttggtaattgtcaaagaccagtcttctcacttggtgtatcccatcataaacataaaataacaagcctgtgaaaatttgggctcaattggtcatcgaagatgcgagaaaatgatgaaagaaaaaatacccttgtacgaatttgtgtgctttcaggaagtgagaaattacctttctcaaaaactatttgttacctcagagggagtcgtttcccacaatgttttatattatcaacagctcttcaatgcttgttaccaagtcagttattaagttaatagttgttttgagtaattaccaaacgtgtaccttcccttaaactATAAGGCAAATTTAATATAAGTCAAACACTTTTGAGATTTTTGAAAACACTTTTGTTCTCCTTTTTCACCCTCAAGGAAGCAGCAAAGAATCTTTGCATGTCAGGGAACAGGACACCATCACTGTTGCTGTATCATGCAGTGACGACTGCCTCCATCTCAAATGTGCGGACATTACCCATCATGCATCATCCAAAACGAAGTCCACACCTGCGTCGGCGTCCGCCTTAACACAGGAAGAAGTAATGGAGGAAATGGTCACCAGTTTCAGGGAAAATGTTAGCACCcagtgtcaaaggtcatgtgACTTGGTTGAGGGTGTGCAGCAAGGGAAAGCAAATGAGAGTGTGGGCGGGGCTGATTCTTCGAAGGGCGGGGCAATTGCCACCTCAAACTCATGCTCTCCATGTGATGATTTAACTCCAGATACTATAGCAATTCTCAATGATTACAAACTTCAGAATTGCTTTTATAAGGCCATCACTAGCTTGATGGATGCTTCACAAGAATCGGAAGATTCAAGATCATGCAGTCCTTCGAAAAGCCACGACAAGTCGGCGACATCACAGTTTGCCGTGCTGGATATATCAAGCGGTGTGTCTGTTACCGGACTCTTTGCAGCCAAACACCATCCCGCCACCAGAATCTGCATCCCATCTAGCACACCTACAAACATAAATGTTATAGAGACGATTGCCAGAACCAATATGTTAGAGGGTTGTTTTGATTTAGAGGCGGAGTCACACCCGTTGAGTCCATCTTCTGAAGCAATGTGGGATGTTCTGGTGACTGATTTGGTATCGCCGTGCGGTACTCTGAGGGAAAGAGTGCTGGAAGACATCGCTGTTGGAAGGTTGGTTTTTGGCTTGCCTTTTGTATAGTATTTCAGTTAAAGTTGCTTGACCCAATTTTTGCTTATatcgttttaaaaacatttttggagaATTTTTTTGGAATGAATTTTGACGGATGATACTCTGTCACCAAACTAACTGCAGGGTTGGTGTTTTGGGTGAAAAACCACCATGACTGCAGGGATTTAAGCAAACACCCTTCACCGAAATTTATTTCACAAGAACAGAATACACCATAGATTTTGAGCCCTGGACCCcattcatagagttgcttaagagGAAAATATAACTTAACAAATGTCTGCGAAGTAgtaatgagcagaataccatttacaaattgtacatgtgaaatgatagtgtggctggtaacctgatgctggtaagcataattttgatgtGGTATAAAGCTACTATTTGTGCttcaaagcagctctatgaaactacatgtaggcccaggtgctgatttcacaaagtgctAAGAAAGTGCGATGTCACAATACAGATCACTATAATGGcttcgcgctgcgcgctcgCAAGGCTGGGACTCACCTTTTTGGATAATTtcaattttctgtttttttcatgattctccaatcacatccctgctatggtgatactgacaatttgtcttatgaTGGATTCTATTTCTTcttgaaatcgggccctggtgTACAAAACAAGCCTTACACCCTGAAAACCTTAAAGTTTGTACAAAAGTTGAAAGATTGAAGCTCAACGTCATGGCTTTGCGGATGTCTGTGCGATGCAGTAAACTCCAAGTGTGTTATTTTTTACTCAGAGTGTGTGCGTTGAAACCAAATGGTACAATCCTACCAGGATCTATGTCTGTCTTCGCAATGTGTGTAGAGTGTGCCAGCCTGCAAACAGACAGTCAAGTCATCGGAGACGGACCAACCATGGGATTGAAGATCGCAAAGTTCATCAATAAATACAAGGTGAGAAAAATATATCCTTTGTGTCAGAAATAATATCCCAGACATGCCTTTTTTTGCTGATTTGAGAAATAAGTTTTCctggttattatttttttgagtaattaccaaaggtgtaccctCTCTTTTAACAGGTGTCAACATTTCTTGACATCCACCTGTCCTCCCGAGCCTACAAGCAGATCAGTCAACCCTTCCTACTCTTTCATCTCGACTTCAACGAGAAGCAAGAACCAGGTTCATCCGAACTCCCAAGCTTCGTCAAGCCCTCTGTGGTCCGTCAATTCCAAGCCACAGAAGATGGCACGATAACAGCCATACCGTTCTGGTTCAACATTAACATTGATCCGTCGAATAGCGTGAATACGTTGGACAATGATACTCACTGGAAGCAAGCTGCGTATTTACTTCCTGAAGGTCGAGACGTCAAGAAGGGGGATCAGGTCAAGGTGTCTGCCAGAATTGAGGATAGCAGTTTCATCTTCGAAGTTGATGTTGGGTGAAGGTAAACTGCTACATTACAGTTTATTATTATGACTATTGAAAAATAgtatagctgttgcaaactgcttaaagactctggacacctttggtaactgtcaaagaccagtctcctcacttggtgcatcttaacatatgcataaaataacaaacctgtgaaaattggaaccGAATTGGTCGTTGAGGTTGCATAGtaataatggagaaaaaaaaaaccttgtagcacgaagttctgtgcttttcaaaagcttgatttcgggacctccaaatctaattctgaggtcttgaaatcaacttcgtggaaaataacttctttctcaaaaactgcattacttcaaagggagccttttctcacaatttgttctACTGTAGACAGCTCTCcgctgcttgttaccaagtaaatttttatgcgaacagttattttgagtcattaccaaaagtgtcgagtgtctttaactgtttaCCAAAAAAGCCAGAGCGGCCGCAAACGGCCCAAATATTTGACCAACTTTTGCTCTAACAATGAGGTCAAAGGAAAGGTTTGGGACTGAAATGATTTTCCGATGTTTCCCATGTAAACATAGAATCTACTACAACTCAAAAACGAAACCATTTATTCTGTttcttattaaagccattggacactttcagttaacagtattgtccaaggcccacacttcgtgtatcacaacttctatatgaaataacaaaagtaaagcatttcatggaataatatttcaagagaagtctttcaccaatacctgctgtaaaccctgtaggttatttgtaaatctgtgaacttttaattttttttctgtaacgaaagtgtacaatggctttaatagcgGTGCAAAAAACTAAAATCTAAGCATTGTCTGGGCGTATTGTGACGAGTATAGAAAAATTAATGGTCCCCAAACAACTTAAAGGGCCTGTggtataaaatgaaaacaaaaatagtaagtggcctggggtggatttcacaaagagttaagacttctcttatctcgagttaggacgagttactcgtcctaacttaagactagcaaTACAATTttagtatctcctaggactagtcttattgtggaaatcgacccctgatgtttcaaccctagcagagtctttctggaagCCTAGATGGTAACACAACAAACAGAAACAGATACTGCTTTTTGTAACACCAGTATAACTTGTCTATGGGTgctttcgtttagcttccctgggtcgaccccgcagtgctcactcgggtgagcccatgacaagagctaaacgaacgctcACTCACCGTTTGTAGTGACGTCAAGAaactggggccagcccccaagtgacccactccacaagctgggcactgggggctgacccgggtgagcccctggaatgataccaaagctattcgaacgcaccgggggaagaccggggtcgacccagggaagctaaacgaacgcacccagtgtttCGTTTCATATTTAGCCTTCAAGTACactctgcttgggtcgaaatgtctggccactaactattttgtCAATCATTTCAATCTGGTAATAACAACAAAGGACCCTAAAAAAGGGACATACACCATGACacagaggtcaaaggtacatagTATGGCTGATAACTGTATTACTCCTGAGAGTCTGTTATCAGCCAATAGGACAAGACATTTGTATAAAAACTAATTTATGGATTTATTGTTCTTGACCTTTGACCATGTTTTTATGGACttttttatgacaaaaaatTTGATCAGAATTTGCGATTATCTATTTCAATGTTGATGTTAAACAAGTTAAAGTTTGTTATATTTACAAAGTATACTTGCCTCATTGTAAAAATATCTTGCTTATTATTCTCCCAGTTTTTAatcatgaaacaattttttttatgatacattttgtttgcaatCTTGTTCTACTTTAGGGAGTTGTTTCAATAAAAATATCACAGAAAAACATACAGTGAGTCCAGTGAAAATTTCGTATTTAAAGTTTCTGACACAGTGTTCCCGCAGTCATTGAAAATCCTTGAATTGTACgcctatagaccatgtgacctttgtttacaacatgtgtgaccttgtacattttttggcttttctggcaggcaagatactgcccTGGTCATATTATGGAGGAATACATTTATTCCTCCCTGATCATATGATGGGAAAgtggacattttgtgtcataatttccacataaattcaggagctatgaaagtaaaagctggacaagttttgagatgtgccactttcgtcatatcaaaagttgataagaattagaaagtgcaatctccataaaatataagattttatgttatcttccattaggctgtgtacaaatcatgcctgcaggaagtccaggctctgtggctcttttgtaaacatgtgatgtctcGGGTCACATTGTCTAAATGGAACTCATTAGCTTAGCTTGTAAGACTCGTCTAGCTACAATACCAGTAAACCAATCATATGGTATTCAGATAGTAAAGGTTGGTTCATAGTCTTGTAATGAATCCCCAGATTGGTCGAGAATTCTTGGATTGACCTTGAATGTTTAACAAGTAAAGTGCGCCCTACAAATGCTTATAGTTATTACTTTTGATACAGCTTGAGGGCATTTTCCTTAGTATCAAAAGCAGCTTAAATTTGCACGTTGTGGTGTCACATCCACACGCTGATCGCCACACACGGACCAATGGCATGTCCCTAGGTCTGCATGATGATTAGGGGGGTGCAGGTTCACTCCTAGTTttagtgttttatttattatttggtgTCTCCTTTTTTCACGTCTCTGATACAAACCTCTTATTATTTGTGAATAAACTTGCACTTTTTAGGTTTATTACATGTGCATATTTTTTAGTTTACACCAAAAGTGTCAAATTCATTCTTTTTTCTCTCCTGtgttctttctctctctctttggCGGGTGGTCTTCGTCATTACTCATAACATACCAATCCATGTCATCAAAGGTCATCCCGGCATAGCTGACCTTTTTTGTCCGTCTGTGCTGTGGAACTGGCAGAGATGCTGTGCGAGATTCCTCACTTATCGATCGATAACGAATATCGTTATCGCTATCGTCATCATCGCTTGAAATGTCATTAACGTCCAGTGCCATGTCAGCGTCGCTGGATTGATGGGGTCTGCTCCCGGGTATGGCAAGATTCCTCGTGTCTGGTGTGTCAATTGTGTCACCATCTGATTTATTGATGACATCTTCACCATTGGTTGAGacgtcatcgtcatcatcaaaTGACATTTTCAGTCCTGTGCAGCTGATTTTCTTCTGCCTCTTTGAAACCTGGAGAGATTTGACCTGAGCAGTTTCAAGTTGGTCCTCGACAGAGGGACGTCGTGGAATATCATTGACATCACTGTCATCTGTTGTAAAGTCGCCGTCCATGAAATCATCAGTGTCATTGTCACTTGTACCCTCGCTTGATTTCTTCACTTGTATGTGAGAATCGCTCTGACTTTCCATTCCGTTTTCTTGATTTCTGTTGATGTCCGAATTCTCTTGATGGTTCAAGATGATGTCAGGGAGAGAGACGGACGGATGGCCCTGTGTCCTCCTCGGAGAACCCTCTGCTTCTGTCGGGGATTGAGATGCTAACGATGGAGGAACATCATCCACTGTTGGAGGATGCTCCATTCGAACAAGATCCGTGTTTTGTTGACTCTCAGAGGAATGGCCTGTTGAAGGAGAAATCAAAGAGATTTTAAGAAATTAGCTACAAATTCCACATTCTGTTCAGAATCCCTAAATTAAGTGGCcgatacaatttgtttttatgcttacacaATGTGTACTAATTAAGCCTATTCTtttgcatactcagtacttttcaagttctgtgaaaataaaaccCACAGGCAAATAactagggtgggattcaaacccaggaccattgcattgctagagtagatgtcttaccaatagaccaccgagctagcccatggtcacacaaagttgtgtgctttcatatgcttaatttcgagacctcaaagtcgaAATCTTAGGTGTCGAAATAAAAtccgaggaaaattacttctttctcaaaaactacatcacttcattactcgtaatcaagaaaggttttatgataataactattttgagtaattaccaatagtgtccactacctttaagatgCTAGTGATCATCAATATTTATAGCTTGTCATCACAATACCAGCCTGAGGTTTATTATGCAATTACCCTGTTTGTTGTATTGGGAATCTAATGACATAAATATTCATGAGCAGGTGCTTCATTTGCATACACAAACATGTTGGTCTGACATGCTCCATGATGTTATGTTTCACATCGGACATTGTTCATAAATATTGATGGACTGACAACTAAAAGTGGGAGAAGCCTATGTGATAGATTTAATATTCATCTGGAACTTCTTAATTTGCAATGCCCGTCTTGGATTTCACATCGAATTGCTTCACTCACTTTGAGGTAATGTGTTAACTAAAAGTGGGAGGAGCTTTTATACTGGATATTCACAACAAGTAACTTTCTAAATTTGCATACACCTTAGCTTTTCCTTCAACATGCTCCATGGTGATGAGTTTTTCATTGGAGATGGTCCACATTATACTAAGAGGGGATTGATGTGTTAATGTACTCGTAATTTAAAAAGTGCGAGGAGCCTATGTATTGAATATTCACAAGTAACTTTCTTATTGTTTGCATACACGTACCTTTTCCTCTGAGACGTTCCATGATGTTGGTTTTTACGTCAGTCATGGTCATCATATGCTTAACAGATTGTGCGATACTCATCTTTTGTTCATTCTCCATATTGTAACGTTGATAGTCAAAGGAGTACGAGAAGAGGATAGCACATGCCACCATCTCAAGGCAAATCAGAAAGTCCTGCCCCAAATAAATCACAATGAAATGTTCGTTTATGTTTTTGCCCAAAACTTAAGATAATATCATTGACATATCTggtagaaacaaataaaaacacatttgcATCAAGATATTAAGTAGGGtaattaattataattattttactattttattttatttctcaacaaaGGCAACATTGTAGATCAAGTGGAGACGTTCTGATATTTGttcaattaaaatgttgttaCATTTCGACGACTAGTATAATAATTATCTGTACAGAGAATTTGTGTTAACGATCACACAAACTATCATCCCTGATTCTATTGAAAGTTTCctgaaaaaataaaccaataattccatGTTCTGATTTGTTCactttgaaaatctccctgactgtgtgtaagcactgtttactcagttctttcccgagtcctgtgaaaagaaatatttaaaaaaaatcacatgaatATTtttcaggtgggattcgaacccacgacccttgcaaaaCGTATTCACTAAATTTATTCACCTGCAGCATTGTAGCGAATGCAAACTCATCCTCGAAACCCCACGCTGGTTTGGGCTTCATGACGCCTGTCTGAGCCAGGATATTCAGAAGGGTACTCTGAAAATTGGTGACGAATATCACGAGTTGAATTCCCACAAACTGAGAGGTGGACCTGGGTAGCATTTTCAGCTCATCGAGGGTTGCTTTACGGAGAAGGTTTATACAGAAGATGGCCCACTGAGGGACAGTGAAAACGAGAGAAAGTGGGGGTAAATAAGGGAATGTTTTAGATTGGACAGTTTGTGGAGTATAGAAAATACCTATAACTTCTTGTATGAATCAAGCTGATCAAGCAAATCAAGCTGtggtgtgtcgtggctgagAGTTCTAGGTTATCagataagtattgtttgaagcttgcATGGTGTGTAGAAATTCGAAGAcactataaataattataacacacctcttgcttttccTGTATTCTgtttggctgaaacacggtcacgtgggatgaactaatataggctagtgatcgcgcgcgcgtgttttgcgggaatagtacaagagcgggcactagtctttgccctctcttgacttgaaccgtgaacaaactacaaaattcctttttctgttcttattttcACACTTatagaccgagctgtgttataaaacacatattgactggcataattcggtaactagtgtacgtctattccccctcgggcctgtgagtgaccagaagaggggcctatttccctcggccttcggcctcgggaaataggtcactcttctggtcactcaaagtccctcgtgggaatagacgtatactagttacctcgttgccagtcaatatgtgtataatagtagGGCCTAATtgtgcgggtacaaccatgtgtaaatctgttttgtttGAGGTTGGCTCTGAGTATTGAGCTggttggtctcgacgtttcgaccataCTCTGctcgtcgtcgtcgtcatctGATGttatcagagtgtgggttcgctTGTGCccctgagcaaggcacttaaacacataattgctttgtaaaaagttgggaagttAGTGCATTCTACTCTACCAGCCGGACTCCTAGTCGATGGTAACTGTGCATACATCATTCAATGGTCCTCTATAATCAAACTCgtatgatacatgtatgttcctGTCTGGATTGATTGACAgcggcatattgcgccacagcacctaaCAAACCATTAATACCACTCATCTTGCAGTCAATACTTGGCGCTTTGGTTCCTTCGgaaaaaggcgcgttataaatacggctCTTAACA contains:
- the LOC117293383 gene encoding transmembrane protein 184C-like; the encoded protein is MDPTREANRVERGDTSTAPPGNITDPRSCLGSWRRWIRPLVYVIYGLCVALGVPLIILDVSRAEEENFKRTLGVVGFFAMVVAIPISIWGIINHIVYYTRPNLQKHIIRILFMVPIYEMNSWFALRFPGVEIYLDTLRQLYQAFVMYSFVYYLLTFFDEVPNFENRLVMKPQIKSPPPCCCVRAVPNQRIIRRCKAGVLNYTVIRIVVTIVSIITHLTGNYNEGNFSAKYAYVWVTVIVSISQIWAIFCINLLRKATLDELKMLPRSTSQFVGIQLVIFVTNFQSTLLNILAQTGVMKPKPAWGFEDEFAFATMLQDFLICLEMVACAILFSYSFDYQRYNMENEQKMSIAQSVKHMMTMTDVKTNIMERLRGKGHSSESQQNTDLVRMEHPPTVDDVPPSLASQSPTEAEGSPRRTQGHPSVSLPDIILNHQENSDINRNQENGMESQSDSHIQVKKSSEGTSDNDTDDFMDGDFTTDDSDVNDIPRRPSVEDQLETAQVKSLQVSKRQKKISCTGLKMSFDDDDDVSTNGEDVINKSDGDTIDTPDTRNLAIPGSRPHQSSDADMALDVNDISSDDDDSDNDIRYRSISEESRTASLPVPQHRRTKKVSYAGMTFDDMDWYVMSNDEDHPPKRERKNTGEKKE
- the LOC117293196 gene encoding protein arginine N-methyltransferase 9-like isoform X2; translated protein: MLNDKKRNACYQTAITKAITQGHNTVLDIGSGTGILSMFAVQSWAKSVFACEESKEMVRLSHDVLAANQMQDKIHLLNKLSTDMSVPEDIPNRVSLVVTEIFDAGLFGEGVISTLQHAWQHLLLPPKTSETQDVGSYGKVIPSRAVIYAQVIQCEYIRKQNRFLQDKICNLDVSNLDDTQETSAEYQPRDKKEPYTSERLQNLPLGYQALTPAISVLEVDFNNPQIITSEHPSTTWRHIDFPVIASGKVDAVISWFDLVLDDTEILSTSPHDSSCWEQAVFPVTSFITSSGSSKESLHVREQDTITVAVSCSDDCLHLKCADITHHASSKTKSTPASASALTQEEVMEEMVTSFRENVSTQCQRSCDLVEGVQQGKANESVGGADSSKGGAIATSNSCSPCDDLTPDTIAILNDYKLQNCFYKAITSLMDASQESEDSRSCSPSKSHDKSATSQFAVLDISSGVSVTGLFAAKHHPATRICIPSSTPTNINVIETIARTNMLEGCFDLEAESHPLSPSSEAMWDVLVTDLVSPCGTLRERVLEDIAVGRVCALKPNGTILPGSMSVFAMCVECASLQTDSQVIGDGPTMGLKIAKFINKYKVSTFLDIHLSSRAYKQISQPFLLFHLDFNEKQEPGSSELPSFVKPSVVRQFQATEDGTITAIPFWFNINIDPSNSVNTLDNDTHWKQAAYLLPEGRDVKKGDQVKVSARIEDSSFIFEVDVG
- the LOC117293196 gene encoding protein arginine N-methyltransferase 9-like isoform X1, coding for MDEMQSDRSEPPLDVPTTDEVLSMIDASLATGDLGQAFRGYLFLLQADPGCKDRIRDDFGTVLHQWADCLEAGGGSREDALWCFEMSLRLWPDNAEIHNNMGAFYFRLGHHEEAATCFQLALEIDPSYTNAQKNLSNVVCSPVKGWHFPMLNDKKRNACYQTAITKAITQGHNTVLDIGSGTGILSMFAVQSWAKSVFACEESKEMVRLSHDVLAANQMQDKIHLLNKLSTDMSVPEDIPNRVSLVVTEIFDAGLFGEGVISTLQHAWQHLLLPPKTSETQDVGSYGKVIPSRAVIYAQVIQCEYIRKQNRFLQDKICNLDVSNLDDTQETSAEYQPRDKKEPYTSERLQNLPLGYQALTPAISVLEVDFNNPQIITSEHPSTTWRHIDFPVIASGKVDAVISWFDLVLDDTEILSTSPHDSSCWEQAVFPVTSFITSSGSSKESLHVREQDTITVAVSCSDDCLHLKCADITHHASSKTKSTPASASALTQEEVMEEMVTSFRENVSTQCQRSCDLVEGVQQGKANESVGGADSSKGGAIATSNSCSPCDDLTPDTIAILNDYKLQNCFYKAITSLMDASQESEDSRSCSPSKSHDKSATSQFAVLDISSGVSVTGLFAAKHHPATRICIPSSTPTNINVIETIARTNMLEGCFDLEAESHPLSPSSEAMWDVLVTDLVSPCGTLRERVLEDIAVGRVCALKPNGTILPGSMSVFAMCVECASLQTDSQVIGDGPTMGLKIAKFINKYKVSTFLDIHLSSRAYKQISQPFLLFHLDFNEKQEPGSSELPSFVKPSVVRQFQATEDGTITAIPFWFNINIDPSNSVNTLDNDTHWKQAAYLLPEGRDVKKGDQVKVSARIEDSSFIFEVDVG